ATAATTGCTGATGGAGAACTGAATGAAGAAGAAAAGTATGGATTGCAACCGGGCTCTATTTTATTGTTTGCAAGCCAAGTATTACTAGCCTATCAACCTGGCCAGTACAACCTAAGCCAAACTCAATCCACAGGCATGCAAATGTTAAACATTGATGGGAAGCCTCTGGTATCCTCATTTGATTTTGCTTTGGCAGCTTCGGATAAGGAATGGGGCAGCGTTATTGCTAAAATAGGACTCCAAAATGATGAGGTAATGATAGTACAAAGCATTAACCATGCTATTTCAGTACGTAAGGTCGACGATAAATATCGTGTTTATGACCCTAATTACGCTACAGGATTTAAAGAATTTGCATCAGAAGAGGCTTTAGTCAGGGAGTTACATAAAAAGGTTTTTGGCTATGGTAAGGGAAATTTGGGTATGGAGGTGCATGTGGTTCGCAATCCAGAAGCAGCTTCTAGACAAGTTCCTTTTCCTGATATTCAAGAGCTTTATAAGCAGCATTTACCACTACCACCTAAAAATACAACTGCGAAGTTGGGTTCTAAAACATTTGATACGTTGGCTGTTGGCGCTGCTGTTGTTACCGATCCACAAGTTATAAAGCACTTAATTATTGAGACTAATGCTGATTCGGAGACGATTTTTACCGCTGCAAAGCAAGCGGTTTCCCATAATAATGTCGCTGCTCTAGGCCCCTTATTGGATAGCATTAATGCGGAATCAGAATCAACTGAAAAATTAAAATCATTAATTGAAATTGCAATTGGATCTGGCCGCTTAGAGGCTTATGATCAAGTAGAAAAATATTTCTCTGAGTGCTATGCCAAAGAGAATGTCAGTTATCTTTTGATTCTCGCGGCAAAGGGTGGAAATCCGAAAGTATTAGAGCGATTTTTAGTTACGATGCAACCTGTTCAGGAGGCATATATTGATGAACTTGTGACTGAAAATATGGACAATGGAGTATTAACTACGGAAGGAATGGAGCGGGAGCAAGCAAAAGAGATTTATTTACAAATTTTTATGACCAAAAAAATGGTAGAGGGAATCCAGGCATCACTGGGGCCTGCCATAGAGAAAGGTAATACCGAATGTATTAAAGTATTGTTAAATCAATTAAATAATTATAAGCAGCCGCTTGATGAAAAACAGCTCCTTGATTATTTTTTGAAAGCAATAGAGCATAATCAACCTTATGCATTAGAGAAATTAATTGATGCACATCCTGAAATGTCTAAAAGTGTATTAAAACTGGTGTCTATGTCTCCTTTGTCTGTGCAACGAACGGACTTAGATGTATTGAGATTATTGCAGCACCATGGAATGCCTTTTTCTGCTCAAGCGGAAGAAATTATTCAAAGTAAAGAGAAAGATCAGTATCGCTCATTCACTACTACAATAAATCTGCTCATTAACCACATCCAAAATTTCTTTGGCAAAAAGCAATTAAAATACGATGATAAGCAGTTGTTGGCGATGAAAAAAGATGAATGTAGGGAGACAATTAAAGAATTAGAGAAAGAATTAGCTGACTTGAAAGAGACAGATAAAGCCCAATATGATGCCTATGCCAGAGTAATTGAGGCTGAAAAGAAAAAACTTGATGGTGAGCAGAATTTTTCCAGTGTTGCACGAATTGGTAATAAGCTGCAAGGCATACTCGATAAGTTAAAAGTACCTAACATTCCTTGTTTCACTTTAGACGATTTTAACTTTGATGATCTGGATAGTGAGGAAGAAGAGCAATATGATTTGGAGGATGTTGCTGGGCTTTTTGATGAGCATAGTAGTGAAGAAGAAGTGATTTCTGAGGCCGCTCAAGAGCAAGCATATAATCCAGTTGAAAGACAAAGTTGTGTAACGGGTAAATTCAAAGGGCAGATGAGTGATCTAAGGAGCGATACCTCGGAGACAGATGAAAGCAAAACAGCCATTCGAACCATTCCATAAGGCTGAAACCTAAATAATGGACTCCTGGTTGCTTGCAACCAGGATTTCCTTTTGAATTTCATTGTTATTGAGGGAACAGAGAGGCAATTCATGGCTCAGTGCCCTGTACTCCTGGGTTGCTTCGTCACTCCGTTTCTCGCAAGTGCGAATGAAGTGAGGCAATCCAGGGTGCTGTGCTTCGATGTTTTAAGTTACTGCTCTACCTACATAAAATTAGCAAGATCTGCCAATTGTTTTGCTCGCTCATTAGTGAGGAAAGTCTTCCAGTTCGTGGTGTTGGCATTAGGACATTTAAGTTGCGCGAAAGCGACCCAGGCATCTCTGTAATTGATCCAGGCACGTTCTGTCTTTTGTATTCCCGCACTAGTAATAGATACATCTGTTGGAAAGGAGGTGTCTTGAGTCTTTTTATAAGCGCGATTAAGTTGAGCATCCGCGACTTGATATTGCTTCTCGCTAAAAGTAGGTAGTTTGCATGCTAAGGTATTTTTAATCATTTGGAGCATGGTTCGGTTCAATGTCATGCGCTCTGAAATGGCAAAAGCAGCCGCTCCGGTTCCGCGATCATCCAGTTCATTATCAACACGTGCTTTAAAATAAATCACGCTTGTATTCAGAAGTTTTTGAAAAGTTACTTGCTCAGTTGGATTTAGCTTTTGTTTTACTTCAGCTAAGTATTTTTGTTGCTGAGGTTTTGCTTGCGATTCATCAATGCTTGCGCATATACCCATCATGTAGCCGCTGGTAATATCATCACAGATATCAAAAGTAGAGGTGTCATTCCCAGCTTTTATCTGTGCTAAATGGCTCACTCGACCTTCGGTTTCTGCCGGGGCTGCTTCCATCAGACAGGCATAATGAATGGCTAGAGTAAGATCAGGTTTTACGCCTTTTCCATTGGCATAAATCATGGTCAGTACACCATAATCATTTTGAATGAACGCACATCTTCTTGCCTGAACATAATCAGGCACATTCTCAAAGCCATAATAAAAGGTGTTTGCATCACATTGAGTTAATAATTTTTTCTGCGCATCATCGGGTTGATCTTGAGTGGGGGCAGAAATACTTTGAGCCGATAAGCAAAGAGTTTTTGTCTCCTCAGCTAATGAATCCCAGTTATTCGCATAGCCAATATGAAAAACTGTAATTAAGGTAAAAAAAACGATGGACTGCTGAGTTATAAAAATAGCCACGATTTAGGATCCTTCACTGATGTAACTTTCCATTTTTGCACTTTGTTTTTCGATTAGGACTAAGACAATAACTAGTATCCATACTAAGCTTAAGGTTTCTGCAAAACTGAGTAAAGGATTAACCCCTAAATAGCCCATCACAATTACCCAGAGTGTTGCAAAACTCATATTAATGAAGCTCATCATTCCTGCTGCACTTGCTTTGTCGGTCAGGGCATTTGAGGCAATAAACGAACCACTGGAAAATAATAGACCATTAAATAAATAAAAGCTGGCAGCGATTAGGAAAAACCATAAGGCTGAGTGACTGTTCATTGTCCACATAAAAAATAAATTCATAATGCCTAGGGCAATGCCAAGAAAACCAACCGCAATAACTTGAATTGCGGAGAAGCGTGCTAAAAGCTGTTTCACAATGAGGCCACCGGCCAGCATGCCAATGATATTTATTCCATTCCAGTATCCATACTCTGCAGGAGATAATGCTAGTAAATCTTTCGCTATCTGTGGGCCGGCTGCAGAAAAACAATAAGATATTGCCGTAGAACTACCTACCACCAGAGAAAAAACAACGAGTTTAGGAGAAGATAGTGCGGCTGTATAATCTTTAATAATCGTTAGAACGTGAATTGGCTTAGAGACAAAGGGGGCTTCTTTGAATACATAAGTTCCACACAATACTGCGATCGCATGAATTAATAAAAACCAAAAACACCCTTGCCATTGCCAAAAGTCAGTAATCATCCCACCTAAGACTACGGCAATTCCCAGACCTAGGGCAAAGGAAAGAACAGAGTATGCCATGGCTGTTTTGCGTTGCTGCTCAGGTAACCATGCATTGATCAGCATGAATGTGCAGGCTAATCCACTGGCAGCACCTAAAGCGGTAATTAGA
Above is a genomic segment from Legionella lytica containing:
- a CDS encoding MFS transporter, producing the protein MSNQSISSFKLIWLLSYISIASVSATIITPALPLIQRYYALNPGAVEWLVSAFLIGYTIGQLLYAPLANRYGSLKALRFGLIINLFGTLVCLVALSINNYWLLVIGRLITALGAASGLACTFMLINAWLPEQQRKTAMAYSVLSFALGLGIAVVLGGMITDFWQWQGCFWFLLIHAIAVLCGTYVFKEAPFVSKPIHVLTIIKDYTAALSSPKLVVFSLVVGSSTAISYCFSAAGPQIAKDLLALSPAEYGYWNGINIIGMLAGGLIVKQLLARFSAIQVIAVGFLGIALGIMNLFFMWTMNSHSALWFFLIAASFYLFNGLLFSSGSFIASNALTDKASAAGMMSFINMSFATLWVIVMGYLGVNPLLSFAETLSLVWILVIVLVLIEKQSAKMESYISEGS
- a CDS encoding lysozyme inhibitor LprI family protein, whose translation is MAIFITQQSIVFFTLITVFHIGYANNWDSLAEETKTLCLSAQSISAPTQDQPDDAQKKLLTQCDANTFYYGFENVPDYVQARRCAFIQNDYGVLTMIYANGKGVKPDLTLAIHYACLMEAAPAETEGRVSHLAQIKAGNDTSTFDICDDITSGYMMGICASIDESQAKPQQQKYLAEVKQKLNPTEQVTFQKLLNTSVIYFKARVDNELDDRGTGAAAFAISERMTLNRTMLQMIKNTLACKLPTFSEKQYQVADAQLNRAYKKTQDTSFPTDVSITSAGIQKTERAWINYRDAWVAFAQLKCPNANTTNWKTFLTNERAKQLADLANFM